Proteins from a genomic interval of Quercus lobata isolate SW786 chromosome 11, ValleyOak3.0 Primary Assembly, whole genome shotgun sequence:
- the LOC115966314 gene encoding uncharacterized protein LOC115966314 — MTTKFNKDMYAKMRSKKDEPLSNLGKKIVRVTGQGSTPTPLSTLPLVALETTRTSSPTASIEEIVTPGSKRQRVAGKGKEKKKADVSSSTIWDDERLALDKAHEVITPADLKALSDMSLNDVASRHVHKLVQVLGESLHITAEYITQEAKVASLTTRMEALEKENSDLKKNLITSMDEATSLKQKVKVLDDDLRVERQLTQEKDEQLLSAREKLATVAARSVEAFQTTDEYNTVLFSWYFKGFELLRRYLVKHPSGVNMESLDLEEVDKEMALDEAAQSSAPDGDAPGPATDAPATVDASADA, encoded by the exons ATGACGACCAAGTTTAACAAGGACATGTACGCGAAGATGAGGTCGAAGAAGGACGAGCCCTTGTCCAATCTAGGGAAGAAGATCGTGCGTGTGACCGGGCAGGGCTCTACTCCTACTCCCCTGAGCACCCTTCCTCTCGTAGCCCTTGAGACGACGAGAACTTCCTCTCCAACTGCATCAATAGAGGAGATCGTCACTCCCGGCTCAAAAAGGCAGCGTGTAGCTGgtaaagggaaggagaagaagaaagctgATGTTTCCTCGTCAACAATATGGGATGATGAGAGGTTAGCTTTGGACAAGGCTCATGAGGTCATCACTCCAGCGGACCTAAAGGCTCTCTCAGACATGTCTTTAAATGACGTTGCCTCCCGCCATGTTCATAAGCTCGTCCAG GTGTTGGGAGAGAGCCTCCACATTACTGCTGAGTATATCACTCAAGAGGCCAAGGTGGCGTCTCTGACGACCCGAATGGAGGCCCTGGAGAAAGAGAACTCCGACCTGAAGAAGAACCTGATTACCTCCATGGACGAGGCGACCTCTTTGAAGCAGAAGGTCAAAGTGTTAGATGACGACCTCAGGGTTGAACGCCAGTTGACCCAAGAAAAGGATGAGCAGCTtctttcagccagggagaagcTTGCAACTGTTGCCGCCAGGTCGGTGGAGGCTTTCCAGACCACTGACGAGTACAATACTGTACTCTTCAGTTGGTATTTCAAAGGCTTTGAGCTGCTCAGGAGGTACCTCGTCAAGCACCCTTCTGGGGTCAACATGGAGAGTTTGGATTTGGAGGAGGTAGATAAGGAGATGGCTTTGGACGAGGCTGCTCAGTCCTCTGCCCCAGATGGTGATGCTCCAGGTCCTGCCACCGATGCCCCTGCCACCGTGGACGCTTCTGCTGATGCCTGA